GAAGAGGGTTCACCATCGCGTCGGAGTACGGATCACCACGTCTCGACCGTCCCGTTGTGGAGGTCCTCGACACAGCCCTCACAGTCCCGGTGGCCCGCTTCGTAACACTCGGGGCGGTCGTTCGCGTCGAGTTCGACGGTCCGCTTTTCGGCGTAGCGCCGACAGACGATCCGCGCGCGGTCGTCGAAGACGGAGTTTCGGGCGTCCTCGTAATCCCTGCGAGCCATCTCGTAGCGCCGGCCCGCCTTGCGGAACGTCGTCCGCACGAAACGATCCATCGCCCGTCGGTCCATACGATGGCTACAGGAGCGCCACACAAAGACCCGTCGTCGGTGCGCGACTACGAACGACCGGGGTGGGCGTAGAGAGGTGGCCGAGAGATCACTTTCACCCCGCTCGCGGAACTTTTTATACCATCGGGCACCAACAGTCGTATGTCTCCCATTGAAAACGAGGCGGAGACAGTGAGACCATGACAGACCTGCGACAGCACGCGGAAAGCATAGCGGACCAGTTCTCAGAGCACCTCGACATCAGTACCGAGGAGGTCGAGTCCCGACTCGAAACGCTCGTGAGCGAGTACAAGATCCCGGCCGAGGAGGCACGACGAAGCGTCACGAACCACTACCTCGACGAGGCGGGATTGGATCGGGACGCGCTGGGCGGCGGTTCGAACAGCGAGGTCCAGCTCGCGGAGATCGACGCGGCCGAGCAGTGGGTCGACCTCACGGCGAAGGTCGTCGACCTCTGGGAGCCCCGAAGCGACTCCATCGCGCAGGTGGGCTTGCTCGGCGATCCCTCCGGCACGCTGAAGTTCACCAAGTGGGCGAAGTCCGACCTGCCCGAACTCGAGGAGGGCGGCGTCTACCGGCTGGAGAACGTCGTCACCGACGAGTACCAGGGCCGATACTCGGTCAAGCTCAACCGCACGACCGGGATCACCGAACTCGACGAGGAGCTCGAGGTCGGCAACGACGAGAGCGAGATCGAAGGCGCGCTCGTCGACGTCCAGTCGGGATCGGGGCTGATCAAGCGCTGCCCCGAGGAGGGCTGTACCCGCGTCCTCCAGAACGGCCGGTGTTCCGAACACGGCGAGGTCGAAGGCGAGTTCGACCTCCGGATCAAGGGCGTCATCGACGACGGCCGTGAGGTCCAAGAGGTGATCTTCGACCAGGAGGCGACCGAGGAGGTCGCCGGGATCACCCTCGAGGAGGCCAAACAGATGGCGATGGACGCGCTCGATACGACGGTCGTCGCCGACGAAATCCGTTCACAACTACTTGGGCGGTACTACCGGATCACCGGGCCGACGTTCGGCCGCTACGTGCTGGCCGACGCGGTCGAGGAACTCGGCGGACCGACGGATCCCGAGGAGACGCTGATCAAAGCGAGGTCGATCTGAAATGAGCCAAGCACCCACCCGCGAACTCGCCCAGCGCGTCTTCGCCAGCGAGTTCAACGACGCCGGCTACACGTTCAAGGAGAGCGACGACGAGCGCGCGCCGCTGTACGCGCTGCTCCCGACGGGCGCGCGCGCCAACCGCGTGTTCATCGTCGGCACCCTCACCGAGAAGAGCGACGTCGGCGAGGACAGCGAGTACTGGCAGGGTCGGATCGTCGACCCCACGGGAACGTTCTTCGTCTACGCCGGCCAGTACCAACCCGAGGCCGCGAGCTTCCTGCGAGAGGTCGAGCCGCCGGCGTACGTCGCCGTCGTCGGCAAACCCCGGACCTACGAGACCGACGACGGCGACGTCAACGTCTCGGTCCGGCCCGAGTCGATCACGGAGGTCGACACCGGAACGCGGGATCGCTGGGTCGTCGAGACCGCCCAGCGGACCATCGAGCGCATCGAGGCGTTCGACGACGAGGCCAACGAGTATGCGGCGATGGCCCGCGAGGAGTACGACCTGTCGGTCGAGGACTACCGCCGTGACCTGCTCTCGGCGCTCGAAAGCGTCGAGGAAGGCGAGGACGAAGAGACGGCGGAGACGACGGCCTGAGGGCGAACCGTTTTTCGACCGAACACGCCCCGAAGAGACGTCGGAACGGAGTCGTCCGGGTGTCACTACCACCCGAACGGGGCTACCTACCAGCCCATGAGATCCGATTCGAACGAGCAGCAAGAACGTATCGAAACGCGCGGAGAGGAATCACCCAGTGCCGGTTGGCGGGCGGTGTACGCCGCGATGGGCGTCTCGACGGACGGGGACGTCGAGAAAGAGGCGACGACTGACCACCGGGAGACGTCCACTGAGGACCGACGACTCTCGAAGGCGGGACACGAGAGGAGAGTTACGGCGAGATCGTAGCCGGCCCGTGTCTGACAAACCCTTAAGTATTCGCCGGGAGGAATGTAACGGGAATGGGCAACAAGAACAAGACGATCTCCTTTCGCGTCAACGAGAACGCCTTCGAGACCCTCCGGGAGATCGCGGAGGAGCGCGACATCTCGCTGTCGGCAGTGTTTCGCGATTACGTCGATACGCTGGTTGCCCACGACGGCCAGGTGCGGGTGGTCCCCGAAGGCGACGCCGACGGGGAGGCGACGGGAGAGTTCCCGCCGAAGGTGGAGGTGCCGAAGAGCTTCGTCCGCGAGCACGAACGCCTCGAACTCGAGGCCGAACACCTCCGTGAACAGCTCGACGAGCACAAACGCTACATCACGCAGCTTCGCCAGGAACTCGACGACGAGGAGGAGATCGAGGAGGTCGTCCACCTGGAGGAACTCGACCGCGAGAACGGGAAGGCGGAAGACCCCTACAGGCTGGGCTAGCCCGAGAGTTCGCGCTTTTTCGCCGCCGCTGCCCGCTCGGCTTCGTCGTCGTCCTCGACGCTCGCGAGCGCCTCGATCGCTTCGAGAGTCCTGACCGAGTCGTCGAGAAACGAGAGGACGTCACCGGGATAGGCGTAGACCATGTAGTCGTCGCTCATCACGTCGACGATCGCCTCGGGACCGAGACCCTCCGCCCGCAGTTCGAGGAGGTAGCGCATGAACTTCCGTTCCGGGCAGCCACAGTAGGGGTTGGTATCACAGTCACAGTCGAGGAAGTCCTGTGCGAACTCGAGGACGCGCTCGCGGGAGGCGTCGTCGAGTTTCTCCAACCCCTCGCCCTGAAAGAGCAGATCGAGCGTCGCCCCCTTGAACGCCCCCTTCGGAATCGAGGTGTCGAGCTGCGAGGCGAGTTGGCGGTGGTTCTTGACGTAGATCTTGTCCGTGATCGCCACAGTGAGAGGTTCTACGAACCGGACTCACAAAAGCACCCGGCTCCGGACTATTCGAGGGTGATCTCCCCGCGCATCGCCTCGGGGTGGTACTCGCAGTAGTAGGCCGCCATCCCCTCGGCCGCGTCGAACGTCAGCGTGACCGTCTCGCCCTGCTCCTCCGAGGAGTCCGACGCCTCGAGTTCGGTGCCCTCGGCGTCCTCGATGATGAGTTCGTGTTCCGCGCCGTCGAGGTTCTCCCAGGTGAGTTCGTACGTCGTTCCGGCCTGGAGCGCGAGGGAGGGGTTCGTCTGATCCGCGATGTCGCTCGGCTCCTGGCCCTGCCAGCCGTCGGTGGCCCCGCCCAGGCGGATCGTCCGTGTCTCGCCGCCGTTCGCTCCGCCGTTTCCGGCTTCCCCGTCGTCGCCCCCTTCATCGTCGCCGCCTCCACCGGAACCGCCGCCGTTCTCCCCGCTGTCGCCTCCGTCCGAGCCACCTCCGCCGTCCCCGCCGCTCCCGGAGCCGTCCAGACAGCCCGAGAGGAGCGTGATCGATCCGATCAGAGCGGTTCCATTCACGAGTGCGTCTCGGCGGGTGGTCGACTGACCCATCATCGGCGGCTACACGGGTCGCCACCAAAAAGGACGGGGCTCGCGTCACCCGGTCGTGATAACGACTCGCACGTCCCCGGGGAGTCGTAACGTATTTCAGCCACAGGGCGAGTAGGAGTGGGTGTGTCCGGGTTGGGGTAGTGGACTATCCTTCAGCCTTGTGGAGGCTGAGACGCGGGTTCAATTCTCGCACCTGGACCTCCTTTCGAGCACGCCTCTACGAGCGGGCGCTTTCCGCTGAAAGCGTCCGCGAGCGACCCATAGCGAGAGGGAAGTCCGACCGAGTCCTCTTCGAGCGGCCGTCGAGCACCACGGGGAGGGCTCGTTACGTTGAAACTTGGCGCTATAGCCGTTGCTGACCGATTCGTTTGTTCGCGCTGCTCGCCGGCCGGCGATAGAAAACGGCGCTACTCCGAGGGGTCGTTACCGCGCTGGAACAGGTAGGTCATCTCCCACAGCGCCGACTCGAAATCCCCTTCCTCGGAGGCGTTTTCGAGCTGACGGTACAGCGAGTCGGAGACGGTGATCTCTGGCATCACCCATCAGTACAACCGCTTGCCACAAGAAGCTACTGCGATTCGAAATCGAGTAAATTTTCGTTCGGCTGCTACCACGCGTCCCGGAAGAGGTATATAGAACTGCAAACAATCTACTTGGTGATCAGCATGGCAATGCGACGACATCCCTTCGAGGAGATGGATCGAATGATGGAACAGATGCGCCGCTCGATGTGGGAGGGCTGGACCGACCGCCCGATGCTGGGCGGCGATCGGCGGGACGTCAACCTCGGTCTCGACACCGACGACGAGGGCTACGTTCTGCTGGCCGACATGCCGGGCTTCGAGAAGGAGGAGATCGACCTCCGGTTCGACGACGGGGTCGTCTCGATCGAGGCGTCCCACGAGCGCGACGAGGGCGACGACACCGTCGCCCGTCGACACACCCGCTACGTCCGCGAGCAGGTTCGGGTCGGCGACGTGATCGCCGAGGAAAGCACCGCGAGCTACCGCAACGGGGTCCTCGAAGTCCACCTCCCGACCCGCGGGGAGGCCGCGGACGAGGGATCGCGGATCGACATCGACTAGTTACTCCCAGCGGCGATCGGGCTCGGGGTCCCGGACGGGTCCCGTCCGGTCGGGTTCGCGCTCGTCGGCGGCCCGTTTGGCGGTCTCGATCGAGCCGCTCGATCGGATGATGTTGAGCGCGGTCATCAGGTCGGTTCGGGAGATCAGCCCGGCGAGGTCGCCGCCCTCGACGACGAGCAGCCGCCCGATCCGCCGTTGCTGCATCCGGTTGAGGGCGTCTATCGCCTCCGCGTCGGGCGCGATCGTCTCCAGTTCGGTGGTCATCACGTCCTCGACGGTGAACGCGTCGCGCTCGACGGCGTCGACCTCGCGGGCGTCGGACAGAGTGACGACCCCGACGAGTCGGCCCCCGTCCATCACCGGGTAGCCGGTGTGGCGTTCGGAGAACATCCGTTCGAGGAGGTCGGCGATCGAGGTGTCGGGCGAGACGCTGTCGACCTCCTCGCCGGGGGTCATGATGTCGTCGACACGGACCCCCTCGAAGGCGGCGTTCATCACCGTCTGTTGGGCCTCGCCCGAGGCGGCGATGTAGATGAAGAAGGCGATCCCGATGAGGATGATGTTGAGCTGTAGCAGTCCGAACAGCCCCATGAAGAGCGCGAAGAGCTTGCCGACCTCGGCGGCGATCTGGGTCGCGCGCGCGAACGGGCGGTTCCGCGCGAGCAGCGCCCGCAGGACGCGCCCGCCGTCCATCGGAAACGCCGGCAGCATGTTGAAGCCCGCGAGCGCGACGTTCAACAGCGCGAGGTAGGCGAAGACGAAGGCGACCCCGTCGAACCCCGACGGAACGACCAACAGGAGGAGATACGATCCGATCCCGACCAGGACGCTGACAACGGGTCCGGCGATGGCGATGAGGAACTCCTGTTTCCAGTCCTCGGGCTGATCGGAGAGCTGGGCCAATCCCCCGAAGATCCACAGCGTGATCGAGTCGATCGGGAACCCGTAGCGGATGGCGACCAGCGAGTGGCCGAGTTCGTGCAGGACGACGCCGACGAACAGACCGATCGCCGCCGAGAGACCGAGGATCCACGGCCGGTAGCCGGTCGTGAGATCCGCGGCGTCCAGCCCCGTCCCGAAGACGGCGTTCAGCGGGTCGACCAGCAGTTCGATCTGGGCGCCGATCAGCCACGCGAAGATCGGGAGGATCAACAGAAAGGAGACGTCTAGCTTGATCGGGATTCCGAAAAGCGAGCCGATCCGGAAACTCTTGAACATTACCGGGAGGTTAGGGAAGCAGACGTATAAAATACGCCCGAGCGATCGGCCGTCATCGGTTCCACAGTCGACCGGCCAGCCGATCGAGGATCGACGGATCGAGTCGGCGTCGGGTCACGATCACGGTCCGATCCGAACGACGGCCGACCGCCTGCGGAACCGAGCCGACGAGCCGACGGCGCACCACCCCGCGTCGGGTCGCCCCGAACACGACGAGGTCGCACTCGCTCGCGGCCTCGACGATGGCGTCGGCGACCCCGCTCGCTTCCCTGAGTTCGGTCTCCGTCGGAACCGCCAGCAGATCGGTCGCCTCCTCGATGTGACCCCGGGCGGCCTCCCGTTCCGCTTCGGTCGCGTCGGGAGCGATCACGGACAGCACGACCACCGTGGCGTCGTTCGCGTCGGCGATCGCCCCCGCGACGGCCGCCGCAAGCGGGAGGTGTGGACCGCTCGCGACCGGCAACAGCACCCGGTCGACGCCGTCCGCGGTGGGGCCGATCCGCTCGACCAGCACGTCACAGGAGGCCCGGCGCAGGAGGTCGTCGATGGTCGACCCGAGGACGGTCTCGTCCCGTCGGGGCCGGCCGTGCCAGCCGACGAGCAACGCGTCGGCGTCTAGCTCCTCGACCGCCGAGCGGATCGCCCGGCCGACGTCGGTCCCGACGACGACGCGTCCGTCGACCGGGACGGTCCCGTCGGCGACCGCGAGCGCGTTGTCGAGTATCTCGCGGCGGTCGCCGGCGAACTCCGTTCTGATCCGCTCGTCGGAGAAGACCGAGAACGGCGAGTCGTGGGGTTTGTGGACGGCGGTGATGACCATCACCTCGCCATCGTTGGCCCGCGCGATGTCGACGGCGGTTCGGACCAGTTGCGCGGCGTAGCCCGGATCGCCGACGGCGACGACCAGCCGGTACGTACCGTTCGCCGTCGCGTCGCCCGACGCTGCGCCGGTCGCCATGTCCGGTGTTAGCTAGCGAGGGTAAAAAGCGTTCAGTCGACGGAAAGGCCGATGGTGCTCGACGACGACCGTCGAACCATGACGCTGGATCCGGTCGTCCGCCGTGGGAACGAGGTCGAGTACGAACCCGTCGAGGCCGCCGACGGGCTCGAAAAGGGCGTGCTGATCGACGAGAGCGACGGCGCGCCGACCTTCGCGCTGCGGCGATTCGCCCTCGCGCCCGGCGCCGAGGTGCCGAAACACGAAAACGAGGTCGAGCACGAACAGTACGTCCTCGAAGGCGAGTACGTGGTCGGTGTCGGGGACCAGGAGTACGCCGTTTCGGCCGGCGATTCGCTGTTGATTCCGGCCGGCGTCGTTCACTGGTACAGAAACGAGGGGAGCGATCCGGGCGCGTTCCTGTGTGCGGTTCCGAACGGCGACGATACGATCTCGCTCGTGGAGTGACAGTCGACGGTAAGTGATAGGCACAAATACCTCGCGGACGTAGGGCCGCCAGTGTCAACGCAGCGCCAGCGGGTCGGGACGCTCTTTCTCCACGGGACCGGCGACGACTACCTCGCCGTCCCGATCCGGGACGACGAACGCCTGTTCCAGGCCGTCCTCGAACTCAAGGAGACGAACGCGGGCCCGCGTCCGGGGAAGTTCCGCATCAAGCGCGACTCGACCCAGGAGCCACGCAGTCCCGAGGAGTTCGTCGAGTTCGCGCGCGGGGCCGACCGGATCCGCATCTCCGAGCAGACCTCGCGGGAGGGCCGCGCCGAACTCCGCGAGATGCTCTCGGGCTACCAGCTCGACGCCCGTGTCGTGCGCACCTGCCGGCTGTGTGCCTCGGCGGGGCGGTACTCGCCGCTGACGGGAGAGACGGCGATCGAGACCGGGCGCGAGCAGGTCTGTCCCGACTGTGCGTTCCGCGAACTCGAACGCGAACTCTCGTACGCGGGCGGGGTGACGGGCGCGGCCGAGGACCGGCTGAAAGAACTGCTCCTCGAGGTCCAGGACCTCGAACGGATCACGAACCTGCTTTCGGGCCAGCTCGATCCCGACCTCACGAAGTTCGACGAGATCAGCGCGACGACGGACGAGGTCGACCCCGTCCCCGTCGACTCGCTCGACCTGCACCCGAAGCTACAGGGTCTGCTGGAGGGACGGTTCGACGACCTGCTGCCGGTCCAGAGCCTCGCCGTCGAGAACGGGCTGTTCGACGGCGAGGATCAGCTCGTCGTCTCGGCGACGGCAACGGGGAAAACCCTCGTCGGGGAGATGACCGGAATCGACCGCGTACTGAAGGGCGAGGGAAAGATGCTCTTTCTCGTTCCCCTGGTAGCGCTCGCCAACCAGAAACACGAGGACTTTCTCGATACCTACGGCGGTCTGGTCGACGTCACCCTCCGGGTGGGCGCGAGCCGCGTTCGTGACGACGGCAACCGCTTCGACCCGGGCGCGGACGTGATCGTCGGCACCTACGAGGGGATCGACCACGCCCTGCGAACGGGCAGGGATCTGGGCGACATCGGCACGGTCGTCATCGACGAGGTCCACACGCTGAAGGAGGGCGAGCGGGGCCACCGCCTCGACGGGCTGATCGCCCGGCTGAAGGACTACTGCGAGCAGCGCGCGGCTCGTGCGCAGCGAGGCTCGCGAAACGGTTACTCGGGTGCCCAGTGGATCTACCTCTCGGCGACCGTCGGCAACCCCGAGTGGCTCGGCCGGAAGCTCGAGGCCCGACTGATCGAGTTCGAGGAGCGTCCCATCCCGATCGAGCGCCACCTCACGTTCGCCGACGGGGCGGAGAAGCCCCGGATCGAGAACCGCCTCGTGAAACGGGAGTTCGACCGGAAGTCCTCGAAGGGGTATCGCGGCCAGACGATCGTCTTCACCAACTCCCGGCGGCGGTGTCACGAAATAAGTAGAAAGTTGGAGTACGACGCCGCGCCCTATCACGCCGGTCTCGATTACGGCCGTCGAAAGAAGGTCGAGCGGATGTTCGCCGAACAGGAGCTCTCGGCGGTCGTGACGACGGCGGCGCTCGCCGCCGGGGTGGACTTCCCCGCCTCGCAGGTGATCTTCGACTCGCTGGCGATGGGCATCGAGTGGCTCTCGGTCCAGGAGTTCCACCAGATGCTCGGGCGGGCGGGCCGGCCCGACTACCACGACCGCGGGACGGTCTACCTGCTGGTCGAACCCGACTGTTCGTATCACTCGAGCATGGAGGGGACCGAGGACGAGGTCGCCTTCACGCTGCTGAAAGACGAGATGGAGCCGGTTCGGACGGACCACGACGAGTCGGCGGCGGTCGAGGAGACCCTGGCGAATGTCACCGTCGGGGGCAAGCGCGCGAAGGCGCTCAACGACAGGATGATCGGCGAGATTCCGACGACGCACGCGATCGGCAAGCTGCTGGAGTACGACTTCATCGACGGGTTCGAGCCCACCCCCCTGGGACGGGCCGTGACGCGGCACTTCCTCGCGCCCGACGAGGCGTTCAAGATCCTCGACGGGATCCGAAAGGGGAACGATCCCCTCGACATCGTCGCGGAGATGGAGTTATACGGGGACGAACGCCAGTGAGATCGGCGTGAAGGCGATGCCCAGATACGCGAGCAACACGACGAGCACCGCCCCCGGAACCCCGCCGATCGCGACGATCAACAGGACGATCGGGGTGATCTCGACGCCGAAGCCGAACACAGACGCAAGGATCAGGGCGACGAGACCGACGACCGCGTTGACGATGAACGGACGGACGGTGTGGATCACGCGGTACGAGCCGAGGAGGAGGACGACGACCGCGGCGAGGACGGCGACTTCCAGACCGGTAACCATACCCGACGATAGGTACGCGGCCGGTAAGAACGAAACGTTTTCCTCGTCCGCCGGGAAAAGGGGAATGCGGGACCGTGGGGTAGCTTGGTATCCTTGCGGCCTTGGGTGCCGTTGACCCCGGTTCAAATCCGGGCGGTCCCACTCGTTTTCGACGCCGTCCGAATCGATGAGGATGTCTCACGACTAGTGTGACATGGGATTGGCCCATCCAATAAACATAAAAACATATAAATTAGTAATATAATAGATAAGATGTTAGAGATGAGCATCAGGGATTCGAACGTGGTAGCCTCGCCGGCTTTCGATTCTATCGACGGTATTTACCACATGACGCACGATGGGAGGAAAAATCGCTGTCGACGACGGTAGTGCTTGCCCTCTGTGACGTCGCGGGGATCGATCCGACAGACTTTCAACTGTACACCTACGTCGATCCGGAGTCGCTGGACGCGTTGTTCTCGCCGCTCGACGACGCCGGCGACGAGCGCGGCCGCGTCGAGATCGCCGCCCTCGGCTACCGGATTTCGATCTACAGTTCCGGCGAGATCGAGATCCGACCGACGGGACCGGAGACGCCGCGGACGTCCGACTGACGCCGAACGCACATCGGGCGAAATGAGAGGTCATTTAGCGGCCGGCGTCGAACGATAGCTATGGCAACGGCAGACGTACAGCGACGGGCGAAGGACCGTCCGCTGGCGGCGGCACTCGTTCTGACGGCGCTTGGCTACGCGCTCGTCGTCGGGACGTTCGCCGGCGTCGTCCCGCTGTACCCCGATATCGGCGAACCGGGCGTCGATCTGCTCTCGCACGCGATCGCGGTCGTCAACACGACTGCGACGATATCGCTCGTACTGGGATGGTACTGGATCCGAAGGGACGAGGTCGACAGCCACAGGAGCGCGATGGTGCTGTCGTTCGTCCTGATCGTGTTGTTCCTCCTGCTCTATCTCCCGAAGGTCGGTGGCGGCGGGGAGAAACACTTCGTCCTCGCCACGGGATACGACTGGGTGCCGCTGTGGGGCTGGATCGAACCCGCGTACCTGATCATGCTCGCGATCCACATCGTCCTCTCGGTGCTCGCGGTGCCGCTCGTACTGTACGCGATCGTCCTCGGGTTGACACACACGCCGAGCGAACTCGCCGGGACGCGCCACGCGACGGTGGGACGGCTCGCCGCCGGGACGTGGATCCTCAGTTTGTCCCTCGGCGTCGTCACCTACGTCATGCTCAACCACCTCTACGCCGCGGAGTTCGTCCCGGCCTAACCGCCCGGTAACCCGACGGATGAGCGCCCGGTTCGCTCAGCTTCATGACGGGGCGTTTCGTCGGGACGAGTATGAGCATCAGTTCGCTCGATGGGGCGTCGGTCGTATACACCGCGCGGCCGCCCGAACGCGAGGAACTCGCGACGGCAGTGGTCGAAGCCATCGCCGTCGCCGAAGGGGTCGACCCGATCGACCTCGACGTGCGGATCGGTGACGTCGTCGACCCGGACGCCCTGAACGCGCTGTTCGGATCGGCCATGGATCGGTCGGGGCGGTTCGTCTTCCGGTTGGCGGGGTATCTCGTCCGCCTGTCCGCGAACCGGGAGATCACGCTCTACCGCGCGTAGCTACACCAGCAACGACGCGATCCCCAGGACGATACAGGCGGTGCTGAACCAGCGCGTCAGTGTCATCGAGAACCCCGTGACGGCCCGCGTGTCGGCGACCATACTCACGAGTGCGAGGACGAAGAAGGTCAGCGAAAGCTCGAAGACCGTCATCAGACGTTCCTCCTCTGCTGTCGTGGAGACGAGCGTCCGCTCACGGCCGGGAGAACGGACATCAGAACCTTTGTTATATCCCTCCTAAGCCCGGTAGAAAGGTCCGACGCTAGTCAGACGCTGTCGATGAGCTGGGAGGGCGTGATGACCTCGACATTGCTCTGCTCGATGTGATCGAGCACTTCGCGCAGCTGTTCGACGGTGATGTCGGCGTGGGGGCTGGGCTCCTCTGCGTCCTCGGGTTCGACGCCGTGTGCCAGTCCGACCGCGAGCTGGTTGTGCTGTGCGGCCATGTCGATGAGGCTCGTAAAGCCACCGATGTCGTGCATGTCGACCCGCGAGAGGTGCATCGCGTCCGTCGGTGGGACGTTGCTGTTGTTGCCGGCGAAGTAGAAGCAGGTCTCGTGGTACTCGCGGGCGATGTCGATCACCTCCTGGTTGACGCTGTGGTAGGGGGCGAACATGTGGCGCGCGCCGTCGGGGAACCCGCGGTTGTCGAGGTACTGGAAGTCGGATTCGATCCGGTTGCGCGCCTCCTCGGGGTCGACCTCGGCGAGTCCGGTCCCCGGATCGGGATGCGAGGAGATGTCCCAACCGGCGTCGCGCATCTCCCGCAGTTGATCGATGTGCAACCGACCATCGCGGTTGAGCGAGTTCGGGATGACCGCCGCCGCCGCCTGATAGCCGTACTCCTCGAGGATCGGGAACGCGCGCTCGTACTGGCTGGCGACGCCGTCGTCGAAACTGAGGATGACGTAGCCCTGATCGGCCGCGGGCGTCATTCGGAGGTCGTCGATCCAGAAGCGGATCTCCTCTTCCTCCTGGGTCTGGATGTAGATGCGCATCTCCTGGACGTTCCCGAGGTTCGGCTCGCCGCGCTGGCCGGTCCAGCCGGCGTCCATGCGGAACCAGCCCTCGTGCGAACCGAGCATCGTCCGGGTCGTCCAGAGCTGATCGGCCCGCGCCGGTGCGTCGACTTCGAGTCGGACACGGGCGGGACGGGGGGAGTCGACGCGGATCGCCATCGAGAGGTGGTTACCCGAGGCGTCGAGACCGTCGGGGAACGCCTGGAAGACACCCGCCGTAGTGCCCTGGTTCTCGATCCGCAGCGACTGGCTGCCGGTGAGCGCCGCTTCGCCGTCGCCGGCCACGTTGCTCTCCTCCATCGGGGCCCAGTTCTCGACGTCCTCGAAGTCGTCGATCAGTTCGCCGGCATCGATAGCCGGCGGCGTGGCCTGGGACTCGTCGCCGTTCCCGCCGCCTAAGCCGCCGTTCCCGTTCCCGTTTCCGTTCCCGTTCCCGCCGTTCCCCTCGCCG
The nucleotide sequence above comes from Halalkalicoccus sp. NIPERK01. Encoded proteins:
- a CDS encoding M50 family metallopeptidase: MFKSFRIGSLFGIPIKLDVSFLLILPIFAWLIGAQIELLVDPLNAVFGTGLDAADLTTGYRPWILGLSAAIGLFVGVVLHELGHSLVAIRYGFPIDSITLWIFGGLAQLSDQPEDWKQEFLIAIAGPVVSVLVGIGSYLLLLVVPSGFDGVAFVFAYLALLNVALAGFNMLPAFPMDGGRVLRALLARNRPFARATQIAAEVGKLFALFMGLFGLLQLNIILIGIAFFIYIAASGEAQQTVMNAAFEGVRVDDIMTPGEEVDSVSPDTSIADLLERMFSERHTGYPVMDGGRLVGVVTLSDAREVDAVERDAFTVEDVMTTELETIAPDAEAIDALNRMQQRRIGRLLVVEGGDLAGLISRTDLMTALNIIRSSGSIETAKRAADEREPDRTGPVRDPEPDRRWE
- a CDS encoding phosphohydrolase — protein: MPEITVSDSLYRQLENASEEGDFESALWEMTYLFQRGNDPSE
- a CDS encoding DUF5814 domain-containing protein; this encodes MAITDKIYVKNHRQLASQLDTSIPKGAFKGATLDLLFQGEGLEKLDDASRERVLEFAQDFLDCDCDTNPYCGCPERKFMRYLLELRAEGLGPEAIVDVMSDDYMVYAYPGDVLSFLDDSVRTLEAIEALASVEDDDEAERAAAAKKRELSG
- a CDS encoding Hsp20/alpha crystallin family protein — translated: MAMRRHPFEEMDRMMEQMRRSMWEGWTDRPMLGGDRRDVNLGLDTDDEGYVLLADMPGFEKEEIDLRFDDGVVSIEASHERDEGDDTVARRHTRYVREQVRVGDVIAEESTASYRNGVLEVHLPTRGEAADEGSRIDID
- a CDS encoding universal stress protein, giving the protein MATGAASGDATANGTYRLVVAVGDPGYAAQLVRTAVDIARANDGEVMVITAVHKPHDSPFSVFSDERIRTEFAGDRREILDNALAVADGTVPVDGRVVVGTDVGRAIRSAVEELDADALLVGWHGRPRRDETVLGSTIDDLLRRASCDVLVERIGPTADGVDRVLLPVASGPHLPLAAAVAGAIADANDATVVVLSVIAPDATEAEREAARGHIEEATDLLAVPTETELREASGVADAIVEAASECDLVVFGATRRGVVRRRLVGSVPQAVGRRSDRTVIVTRRRLDPSILDRLAGRLWNR
- a CDS encoding replication factor A (Replication protein A protects and stabilize the intermediate ssDNA that is generated by the unwinding action of a DNA helicase at the replication fork. In addition, SSBs prevent the formation of secondary structures by single-stranded template DNA.), producing the protein MTDLRQHAESIADQFSEHLDISTEEVESRLETLVSEYKIPAEEARRSVTNHYLDEAGLDRDALGGGSNSEVQLAEIDAAEQWVDLTAKVVDLWEPRSDSIAQVGLLGDPSGTLKFTKWAKSDLPELEEGGVYRLENVVTDEYQGRYSVKLNRTTGITELDEELEVGNDESEIEGALVDVQSGSGLIKRCPEEGCTRVLQNGRCSEHGEVEGEFDLRIKGVIDDGREVQEVIFDQEATEEVAGITLEEAKQMAMDALDTTVVADEIRSQLLGRYYRITGPTFGRYVLADAVEELGGPTDPEETLIKARSI
- a CDS encoding plastocyanin/azurin family copper-binding protein; the encoded protein is MNGTALIGSITLLSGCLDGSGSGGDGGGGSDGGDSGENGGGSGGGGDDEGGDDGEAGNGGANGGETRTIRLGGATDGWQGQEPSDIADQTNPSLALQAGTTYELTWENLDGAEHELIIEDAEGTELEASDSSEEQGETVTLTFDAAEGMAAYYCEYHPEAMRGEITLE
- a CDS encoding RPA family protein; its protein translation is MSQAPTRELAQRVFASEFNDAGYTFKESDDERAPLYALLPTGARANRVFIVGTLTEKSDVGEDSEYWQGRIVDPTGTFFVYAGQYQPEAASFLREVEPPAYVAVVGKPRTYETDDGDVNVSVRPESITEVDTGTRDRWVVETAQRTIERIEAFDDEANEYAAMAREEYDLSVEDYRRDLLSALESVEEGEDEETAETTA
- a CDS encoding cupin domain-containing protein, whose amino-acid sequence is MTLDPVVRRGNEVEYEPVEAADGLEKGVLIDESDGAPTFALRRFALAPGAEVPKHENEVEHEQYVLEGEYVVGVGDQEYAVSAGDSLLIPAGVVHWYRNEGSDPGAFLCAVPNGDDTISLVE
- a CDS encoding ribbon-helix-helix protein, CopG family, with the translated sequence MGNKNKTISFRVNENAFETLREIAEERDISLSAVFRDYVDTLVAHDGQVRVVPEGDADGEATGEFPPKVEVPKSFVREHERLELEAEHLREQLDEHKRYITQLRQELDDEEEIEEVVHLEELDRENGKAEDPYRLG